One part of the Brienomyrus brachyistius isolate T26 unplaced genomic scaffold, BBRACH_0.4 scaffold71, whole genome shotgun sequence genome encodes these proteins:
- the ubr2 gene encoding E3 ubiquitin-protein ligase UBR2 isoform X1 — MAAAESDREPPSALCSEFLDFSAKDTGLKWLQASDLPKAVYQHLARYVPKIYCLGPNLNPQNEDLLAQLLLQGPLEWYLCGEDPSIGLAKLEQSNQPSQLCGHVFKVGEPTYSCRECAADPTCVLCMQCFLGSVHKGHRYRMTTSGGGGFCDCGDTEAWKKGPYCQKHEPSISDSSQEDPLDQLSADMITRTYTVFAIMLRYAVDMLTWEEENELPAGLEPPERGDTYYCMLFNDEVHTYEQVIYTLQKAVNCTQKEAVSFATTVDRDGRKSVRYGDFHFCEQAKTVIVRNTSRQTKPLRVQVMHSSVVAHQCFALKALAWLGQVIGYSDALRRILCQVGLEKGLLGESSLVDTLMLCDSKMWKGARNVYHQLLMSSLLMDPKYKKLFAIQFAKNYWRLQTDFMEDDHERVVSVTSLSVQLFTVPTMARMLMMEENLMATIIRTFVEHLRHRDLQGRFQFERYTPQQAFKFRRVQSLLGDLKYVLISRPTEWTDKLREKFLEGFETFLELLKCMQGMDPVVRQVGQHIEMEPEWEAAFTLQMKLTHIISMMQEWCASDEKVLIEAYRMCLAALTHCHGGFADGEQPITLGMCGHSVDTFRYCVSQEKVIIHLPVSRLLAGLHVLLSKTEVAYRFPERLPLSELSPPMLIEHPLRCLVLCAQVHAGMWRRNGFSLVNQIYYYHNVKCRVEMFDKDLVMLQAGASMMDPNHFLMIVLSRFELYHIFSSADGRKRHSRENSNKDVIQQNNTLIEEMLHLIMMIVGERFTPGIGQVQPSDEIKREIIHQLCIRPMAHSELAKALPENENKETGMERVIDSVALFKKPGVTGRGLYELRPECAKQFNLYFYHYLRADQSKAEEAQRKLRRQSGEDSALPPPPLPPFCPLFASLVNLLQCDVLLGMLGAVLQWAVEPSGGHWSESMLQRVLHLIGMALLEEQQQLESSSDDDITFSFTLKISRPGEAPSNTPSILALLETLQNAAHLEVHKDMIRWILKTIASIKTMRERSSTSPVTDSGGQNQQETVRDKDKAERKRKAEMARLRREKIMAQMSAMQRHFIDENKELFQQSLEELDASTSASLEHSPSSPDAALLCVGPRRTRPAEKRQVVTCILCQEEQEIRGDGRAMVLAAFVQRSTVMSRNRHRPPPNPERHDPLFTHPDLSFGTHTGSCGHIMHSHCWQRYFEAVQAKEQRRQQRLRVHTSYDVENGEFLCPLCECLSNTVIPLLPLPKVSGSTEQPGLGLWLKTVSQQIKSLHSAHRKLRPVDAGAVDATSNMEDFPPPEGFKPDYVPVNPFSSFVKEMLTTFGTATYKIGLKVHPNEQDPRVPIMCWGSCAYTIQSIERLLVDEEKPLFGSLPCRQDDCLRSLTRFSAACWTTASLPSVQGHFIRLLAALLPDPEVEGSPSILDVDMFHLLVSLVLSYPSLHIQDSSGLSMDAAQQNFFHLVTVAHVVQVLLTSTPAEVMMDQESGGGHSEEEQSISALYSCLRRHLGGALRDVGSAWHLWRCVKAGVLPFLRAGALFFHHLNGVPTPSELHARGSGQWEHLCGYLGLPPNLLQLYHSNQDLLDPLIQGWCSHPSVQGLLQGSSHLVSYPRESNRLIDLPDDYSALINQASTFTCPKSGGDKSRTPTLCLVCGAMLCSQSYCCQTDLEGEDVGACTAHTFACGAGVGIFLRVRESQVLFLAGKTKGCFYAPPYLDDYGETDQGLRRGNPLHLCQERYRKIQKLWRQHSITEEIGHAQEANQSLVGIDWQHL; from the exons ATGGCTGCGGCCGAGTCAGATCGTGAACCACCGTCTGCCCTGTGCAGTGAATTCCTGGACTTCTCCGCTAAGGACACGGGCCTG AAATGGCTCCAAGCCTCTGACCTTCCCAAGGCAGTCTACCAGCACCTGGCTCGCTATGTACCCAAGATCTACTGCCTGGGGCCCAACCTGAACCCCCAGAATGAGGATCTTCTGGCCCAGCTGCTTCTGCAGGGACCGCTGGAGTGGTACCTGTGTGGGGAGGACCCCTCCATAGGCTTGGCCAAGCTGGAGCAGAGTAACCAGCCCTCGCAGCTGTGCGGCCATGTCTTCAAGGTGGGCGAGCCCACCTACTCCTGCAG GGAGTGTGCCGCCGACCCTACCTGCGTCCTTTGTATGCAGTGTTTCCTGGGCAGCGTGCATAAAGGACACCGCTACAGG ATGACGACCTCCGGGGGCGGTGGCTTCTGTGACTGTGGGGACACGGAAGCCTGGAAAAAGGGTCCTTACTGCCAGAAACATGAGCCCAGCATCAGTGACTCCTCACAGGAG GACCCGTTGGATCAACTCTCAGCCGACATGATCACTCGCACCTACACCGTGTTCGCCATCATGCTGAGGTACGCTGTGGATATGCTCACTTGGGAAGAGGAAAACGAGCTTCCAGCTGGCCTGGAACCTCC GGAGCGGGGGGACACATATTACTGCATGCTGTTCAACGATGAGGTGCACACCTACGAGCAGGTCATCTACACGTTGCAAAAGGCTGTCAACTGTACCCAGAAGGAGGCAGTCAGCTTCGCCACCACGGTAGACAGAGAT GGGCGGAAGTCTGTCCGCTATGGCGACTTCCATTTCTGCGAGCAGGCCAAGACTGTCATTGTG AGGAACACGAGCCGGCAGACCAAGCCCCTACGCGTGCAGGTCATGCACTCCTCAGTGGTGGCTCACCAGTGCTTCGCCCTCAAAGCCCTGGCCTGGCTGGGCCAGGTAATCGGATACTCTG ACGCCCTGCGGAGGATCCTGTGCCAGGTGGGCTTGGAGAAGGGCCTACTAGGGGAGAGCTCCCTGGTAGACACCCTTATGCTTTGTGACTCCAAGATGTGGAAAG GTGCGAGGAACGTCTACCACCAGCTCTTAATGAGCAGCCTTCTCATGGACCCGAAATATAAGAAGCTGTTCGCCATTCAGTTTGCCAAA AATTACTGGCGCCTTCAGACAGATTTTATGGAGGACGATCATGAGCGTGTAGTATCAGTGACATCTCTGTCTGTCCAGCTCTTCACTGTGCCCACCATG GCACGCATGCTGATGATGGAAGAGAACCTGATGGCCACCATCATCCGCACCTTCGTGGAGCATCTGCGACACAGAGATCTGCAGGGCCGATTCCAGTTCGAGCGCTACACACCCCAGCAGGCCTTCAAGTTCCGGCGCGTGCAGAGCCTCCTCGGGGACCtcaa GTATGTACTGATCAGCCGCCCCACAGAGTGGACTGACAAACTCAGGGAGAAGTTTCTGGAGGGGTTTGAGACCTTCTTGGAGCTGCTGAAGTGCATGCAG GGCATGGACCCTGTAGTGCGCCAGGTGGGCCAGCACATTGAAATGGAGCCCGAGTGGGAAGCGGCCTTTACGCTGCAGATGAAGCTCACACACATCATCTCCATGATGCAGGAGTGGTGTGCCTCTGAT GAGAAGGTGCTGATCGAGGCCTACCGGATGTGCCTGGCGGCTCTGACCCACTGCCATGGCGGCTTTGCGGACGGCGAGCAGCCTATCACGCTCGGCATGTGCGGCCACTCGGTGGACACCTTCCGCTACTGCGTGTCGCAGGAGAAAGTAATCATCCACCTGCCTGTGTCGCGCCTGCTTGCAG GTCTGCATGTTCTGCTCAGTAAGACGGAGGTGGCCTACAGATTCCCTGAACGGCTCCCCCTG AGTGAACTGAGCCCCCCCATGTTGATAGAGCACCCCCTGCGTTGCTTGGTGCTTTGTGCtcaggtgcatgctgggatgtgGAGGAGGAATGGTTTCTCTCTGGTCAATCAG ATTTACTACTACCACAACGTGAAGTGCAGAGTGGAGATGTTTGACAAGGACCTGGTCATGCTGCAG GCTGGCGCCTCAATGATGGATCCAAACCACTTCCTGATGATCGTGCTGAGCCGCTTCGAGCTCTATCACATTTTCAGCTCTGCCGACGGCCGCAAACGGCACAGCCGAGAGAACTCCAACAAG GATGTGATCCAGCAGAACAACACCCTGATCGAGGAGATGCTGCATCTTATCATGATGATTGTGG GAGAACGGTTCACGCCGGGGATCGGCCAAGTCCAGCCCAGCGACGAGATCAAGCGTGAGATCATCCACCAGCTGTGCATCCGGCCCATGGCGCACAGCGAGCTAGCCAAGGCGCTGCCGGAGAAT GAGAACAAGGAGACCGGCATGGAGAGGGTCATCGATTCTGTGGCCTTGTTCAA GAAGCCAGGAGTTACAGGCCGGGGGCTTTATGAGCTGAGGCCAGAATGTGCCAAGCAGTTCAACCTCTACTTCTATCACTACTTGCGTGCCGATCAGTCGAAG GCTGAAGAGGCCCAGCGGAAGCTGAGGAGGCAGAGTGGCGAGGACTCAG CACTGCCCCCGCCTCCTCTGCCCCCCTTCTGCCCGCTCTTCGCCAGCCtggtgaatctgctgcagtgtgACGTGCTGCTCGGCATGCTGGGAGCCGTGCTGCAGTGGGCGGTGGAGCCCAGCGGGGGGCACTGGTCGGAGTCGATGCTGCAGAGG GTGCTCCATCTTATAGGCATGGCCTTGTTGGAGGAACAGCAGCAGCTGGAGAGCAGCAGCGACGACGACATCACCTTCAGCTTCACCCTCAAGATCTCCC GGCCCGGAGAGGCACCCAGTAACACCCCGAGCATCCTGGCTCTCCTGGAGACACTGCAAAACGCAGCCCACCTGGAGGTGCACAAGGACATGATCCGCTGGATCCTCAAG ACCATTGCTAGCATTAAGACGATGCGAGAGCGCAGCAGTACCAGCCCTGTGACAGACAGCGGAGGCCAGAACCAGCAGGAG ACGGTGCGGGACAAGGACAAAGCGGAGCGCAAGCGCAAGGCGGAGATGGCGCGACTGCGTCGGGAGAAGATCATGGCGCAGATGTCGGCCATGCAGCGGCACTTTATCGACGAGAACAAGGAGCTCTTCcagcagagcctggaggagctggacgcCTCCACTTCAGCCTCACTGGAGCACAG TCCTAGCTCCCCGGACGCCGCTCTGCTGTGTGTCGGCCCCCGGAGGACGCGGCCGGCGGAGAAGCGGCAGGTAGTTACCTGCATCCTGTGtcaggaggagcaggagatcCGTGGGGACGGCAGGGCCATGGTGCTGGCCGCCTTCGTGCAGCGCTCCACCGTCATGTCCCGGAACCGCCACAGGCCGCCGCCTAACCCAG AGCGTCACGATCCGCTCTTCACGCACCCGGACCTATCCTTCGGCACGCACACTGGCAGCTGCGGACACATCATGCATTCTCACTGCTGGCAAAG GTACTTTGAGGCAGTGCAGGCTAAGGAGCAGCGGCGGCAGCAGCGGCTACGTGTGCACACCAGCTACGACGTGGAAAACGGGGAGTTCCTGTGTCCGCTGTGCGAGTGCCTCAGCAACACCGTCATACCCCTCCTGCCCCTCCCCAAGGTTTCCGGCAG CACTGAGCAGCCGGGTCTTGGGCTGTGGCTGAAGACTGTTTCTCAGCAGATTAAATCCCTGCATTCAGCACACAGGAAGCTTAGACCTGTTG ATGCTGGGGCCGTCGATGCGACCAGCAACATGGAAGACTTCCCTCCCCCAGAGGGATTCAAGCCTGACTACGTGCCAGT GAACCCCTTCTCCAGTTTTGTCAAGGAGATGCTGACAACGTTTGGGACGGCTACCTACAAAATTGGCCTTAAAGTTCACCCCAATGAACAGGACCCCCGCGTCCCCATCATGTGCTGGGGCAGCTGTGCCTACACCATCCAGTCTATAG AGCGACTTTTGGTAGACGAAGAGAAACCACTCTTTGGTAGTTTGCCGTGTAGACAG GATGACTGCTTACGCTCCCTGACCCGGTTCTCCGCGGCGTGCTGGACCACAGCGTCTCTTCCCTCGGTGCAGGGACACTTCATCCGACTGTTAGCAG CGCTGCTTCCGGACCCCGAGGTGGAGGGCTCCCCCAGCATACTGGATGTGGACATGTTCCACTTGCTG GTGAGCCTGGTGCTGTCCTACCCATCGCTGCACATCCAGGACTCTTCTGGCCTCAGTATGGACGCAGCTCAGCAGAACTTCTTTCACCTGGTCACTGTGGCTCACGTGGTTCAGGTCCTGCTCACCTCCACGCCAG CAGAGGTGATGATGGACCAGGAGAGTGGAGGTGGCCACAGTGAGGAGGAGCAGAGCATCAGTGCCCTCTACAGCTGCCTTAGGAGACACTTGGGCGG TGCCCTACGTGATGTGGGCTCGGCCTGGCACCTGTGGCGCTGCGTAAAGGCGGGTGTGCTGCCCTTCCTGAGGGCCGGGGCTCTGTTCTTCCACCACCTGAATGGGGTGCCCACCCCCTCAGAGCTGCACG CCCGGGGCTCTGGTCAGTGGGAGCACCTGTGTGGATACCTAGGTCTGCCACCCAACCTACTGCAGCTCTACCACAGTAATCAAGATCTGCTGGACCCCCTGATACAGGG GTGGTGCTCTCATCCAAGCGTACAGGGACTGCTGCAGGGAAGTAGCCATCTCGTCAG CTACCCTCGGGAGTCCAATCGGCTGATCGACCTTCCAGATGACTACAGCGCCCTCATCAATCAGGCCTCCACCTTCAC gtgtcccaagTCTGGGGGTGACAAGTCTCGTACCCCGACCCTGTGCCTGGTGTGCGGTGCCATGCTGTGCTCGCAGAGCTACTGCTGCCAGACAGACCTGGAG